A single Geoanaerobacter pelophilus DNA region contains:
- a CDS encoding beta-ketoacyl-ACP synthase III encodes MLYSHLLGTGGALPERVVANSHFSYLVEDADEWIHSRTGIAERRFAAEHESTSDLATTAAKNAIENAGISPLDIDCIIVGTSTPDMCLPATACMVQKNIGAKNAAAFDMNAVCSSFVFAVETADNFIKSGKYKTVLVIGADTYSKILDFQDKGTSPLFGDGAGAVILGSSPERKGILSSLIKSDGNGWELIQVPSSGSRKPITAETIAAGETTFKMEGKKVFIFATEVIPQIIHEVAERAGIKPDDIDHIIPHQANVRIIDFISKKTGIPKDKFLLNLDRCGNTAAASVGLALDENRRNGVLKPRERVLIMGFGGGLSWGGMLIQL; translated from the coding sequence ATGCTCTATTCGCATCTGCTGGGTACCGGTGGCGCACTTCCCGAACGGGTTGTTGCCAACAGTCATTTCTCCTATTTAGTTGAAGACGCTGATGAATGGATTCATTCACGAACCGGCATAGCTGAGCGCCGATTTGCTGCTGAGCATGAATCCACATCAGATCTGGCAACAACAGCAGCAAAAAACGCCATTGAAAATGCCGGGATCAGCCCACTGGACATTGACTGCATCATCGTAGGTACGTCTACCCCTGATATGTGCCTTCCGGCAACAGCCTGCATGGTTCAAAAAAACATTGGAGCAAAAAACGCTGCAGCATTTGATATGAATGCGGTATGCAGCAGTTTCGTTTTTGCCGTTGAAACGGCAGACAACTTTATAAAATCCGGCAAGTACAAGACCGTACTTGTCATTGGCGCTGATACCTACTCAAAAATACTAGATTTCCAAGACAAGGGCACTTCGCCTCTCTTTGGCGACGGCGCCGGAGCCGTCATCCTTGGCTCTTCACCGGAACGTAAAGGAATCCTCTCAAGCCTGATAAAAAGCGATGGCAATGGTTGGGAATTAATCCAGGTTCCCTCTTCAGGCTCCCGCAAACCGATAACTGCCGAAACCATTGCCGCCGGCGAAACGACATTCAAGATGGAAGGCAAAAAAGTCTTTATCTTTGCCACCGAGGTAATTCCCCAGATTATCCACGAAGTAGCGGAAAGGGCCGGCATCAAACCCGATGATATTGACCATATCATCCCGCATCAGGCCAATGTCAGGATTATCGACTTTATCTCAAAAAAAACCGGTATCCCAAAAGACAAGTTTCTTCTAAACCTGGACCGCTGCGGTAATACAGCTGCGGCGTCAGTTGGTCTGGCCCTTGATGAGAACCGAAGGAATGGTGTGCTGAAGCCTAGAGAGCGCGTGTTGATCATGGGATTCGGCGGCGGCCTATCATGGGGCGGGATGCTGATACAGCTCTGA
- the radA gene encoding DNA repair protein RadA, with translation MKNKALFVCHNCGYQSPKWMGKCPDCNSWNTIHEEVVAKSKIPAALTGAEAFPLPISEVSASAEQRIPCCIEEFDRVLGGGLVSGSLVLIGGDPGIGKSTLLLQVMNNLAMRNEPVLYVSGEESAQQIRLRGSRMGVDQKQLYLLAETSLEKILAQVGRLKPKALVVDSIQTVFTDGVESAPGSVSQVRETAGRLMLLAKGSGLPVFLVGHVTKDGSIAGPRVLEHMVDTVLYFEGDSGHPYRILRAVKNRFGSTNEIGVFEMKEGGLQEVQNPSELFLSERPIGVSGSLVIATVEGSRPLLVELQALVSSSSFGVPRRTTIGVDHNRLALLVAVLEKKVGLSLSGQDIFLNVAGGVRLNEPAADLGMALAVASSHLDRVIDPQTLVLGEVGLAGEVRAITQPDQRVREAAKLGFTRCIFPAGSKKHVNVPGMELIGVRTLEEALERLF, from the coding sequence ATGAAAAACAAGGCATTGTTTGTCTGCCATAATTGTGGATATCAATCCCCTAAGTGGATGGGGAAGTGTCCAGACTGTAATAGCTGGAACACCATCCATGAAGAGGTTGTGGCAAAATCCAAAATACCTGCTGCCTTGACAGGTGCCGAAGCATTTCCATTGCCGATCAGTGAGGTCTCGGCATCAGCTGAACAACGCATCCCATGCTGCATAGAGGAGTTTGATCGCGTTCTGGGGGGGGGGCTGGTAAGCGGATCGCTAGTGTTGATCGGTGGTGACCCCGGTATCGGCAAATCCACTCTTCTGTTGCAGGTAATGAACAATCTTGCCATGAGAAATGAGCCGGTTCTATATGTCTCGGGCGAGGAATCTGCCCAGCAGATACGGCTGCGAGGCAGCCGGATGGGAGTTGACCAGAAACAGTTATACCTGCTGGCGGAAACGTCGCTTGAGAAGATTCTTGCGCAAGTGGGCCGGTTGAAACCCAAGGCTTTGGTAGTTGATTCGATCCAAACGGTATTTACTGATGGCGTTGAGTCTGCGCCTGGAAGCGTAAGCCAGGTTAGAGAGACGGCTGGCCGTCTGATGCTCTTGGCCAAGGGAAGTGGCTTGCCGGTCTTTCTTGTAGGGCATGTGACTAAAGACGGCTCTATTGCCGGGCCAAGAGTTTTGGAACACATGGTTGACACTGTGCTGTATTTTGAAGGTGATTCTGGACACCCGTACCGGATTCTCCGGGCCGTTAAAAACCGTTTCGGCTCAACCAATGAAATTGGGGTTTTTGAGATGAAGGAGGGTGGGCTGCAGGAGGTGCAGAACCCATCTGAATTATTTTTGTCCGAGAGGCCTATAGGAGTCTCCGGCTCACTGGTGATTGCCACTGTGGAAGGAAGCAGGCCGTTGTTGGTCGAATTACAGGCGCTTGTCAGTTCCTCATCATTTGGTGTGCCTCGCAGAACAACAATAGGTGTTGATCATAACCGGCTCGCTCTGCTTGTGGCTGTGCTTGAGAAAAAAGTCGGATTGTCTTTGTCAGGGCAAGACATATTTCTTAATGTTGCTGGTGGGGTAAGGCTTAATGAGCCGGCCGCCGATCTTGGGATGGCCCTGGCAGTGGCATCAAGTCACCTGGACCGCGTCATTGACCCGCAAACGCTTGTTCTCGGGGAGGTTGGTCTTGCTGGTGAAGTACGGGCAATTACTCAGCCTGATCAGCGCGTGAGAGAAGCTGCCAAGCTTGGCTTTACTCGCTGCATTTTTCCGGCAGGAAGCAAAAAGCATGTGAACGTGCCTGGCATGGAATTGATTGGGGTTCGTACTCTTGAAGAGGCTTTGGAACGCTTATTTTAG
- a CDS encoding phage tail assembly chaperone, which produces MRQAQKRRKLDDDQVNGPELYPAVEHIWRWFHQLAQTRGGGFGPAPVTHQEVRAWYVNYRIFPRPTPWEIEQLLMIDQISLKVYGEKTEDTADKPAGKRR; this is translated from the coding sequence CTGCGCCAGGCACAAAAACGGCGCAAGCTCGATGATGATCAGGTTAACGGCCCGGAGTTATATCCGGCGGTAGAGCACATATGGCGCTGGTTCCATCAGCTGGCGCAAACGCGAGGGGGCGGGTTCGGCCCCGCCCCCGTTACGCATCAGGAAGTACGAGCGTGGTACGTGAACTACAGGATATTCCCCCGTCCCACTCCCTGGGAGATAGAGCAGCTCCTGATGATTGACCAGATCTCCCTGAAGGTTTACGGAGAAAAGACTGAAGACACGGCAGATAAACCGGCTGGCAAGAGAAGGTAG
- a CDS encoding GAF domain-containing sensor histidine kinase, with the protein MTVTDKDRYTLLSKAIRIANSATLSYQLRLKSLAKFLATSFSCQSVTIYISDDSRRYLSSAVSSISISKSYSCRLPFGKGIAGRCAAARSPLLEPASECHSMEIAKGTEQFFYAHPIQDERSIYGVVTLGSATDYSPSGQDLDLFQNLLEVIAGIIHRIGISAASHRRINNLTILSELGALLNRSASLDSLVPIVLDTCQRQTGSCCTVFRLVGEDGVPTLRQHRVSHSARKNLAILLGIEDLCSAKVRHSGISLLISDLVSDEDLPLSYVCVPLKFENRVHGTMTFFGKGFNSGEDQNFTEEDRDLFESMALLVSNAIAGATNYQQVLRLSQDNNHKLKELALLYRLSNTMLSTIRLNKLMHLILSALTCGPNPLFERAMLFLINERAGVMQGMLGVSTKTTGLSKPLLDDDSDIALTSRWDITEKEMLLQQNSEFSSEVRGTRLELNKAKNMSSRAVLERRLVHVPDASREKHVDQDFVKRFGISSFAATPLLAKEKVLGVIVVDNPDSSRLSTVEELRFLELCTNQAGMAIENSLLYSQIEDANRRLRDAQERLIHGERLATIGEMAAGIAHELKSPLVSIGGFARRLQRKLHKGSEESGYVSTIVGEVDRLEKMLSDILSFSKKSNLCYSVCSMQEIVEEALSVVLPPFEESRITIMRNFPRKVLSFLGDGQQIKQVFINLFTNALEAMQGGAGEIKITATSGRHAGHDAVIVKVADTGGGIPLSALNNIFNPFYTTKESGTGLGIPIVNRIVTNHGGKVQVNNYPGVGVEFTVILPVEPPPPVMHS; encoded by the coding sequence ATGACCGTGACAGATAAGGACAGATACACGCTCTTGAGCAAGGCAATACGGATTGCCAATTCAGCCACTCTTTCTTATCAGTTACGTTTAAAATCACTTGCAAAATTCCTAGCAACTTCTTTTTCCTGCCAGTCAGTCACAATATACATCAGCGATGACAGCCGCAGATATCTTTCCTCCGCGGTCTCTTCAATCAGCATAAGTAAATCATATTCATGCCGGCTCCCTTTCGGCAAAGGGATAGCCGGACGCTGCGCTGCTGCGCGCAGTCCTCTCCTGGAACCAGCTTCCGAGTGTCATTCCATGGAAATTGCCAAGGGAACAGAGCAATTCTTTTATGCGCACCCCATTCAGGATGAGCGGTCAATCTATGGCGTGGTCACTTTAGGTAGTGCTACCGATTATAGCCCCTCAGGCCAGGACCTTGATCTCTTTCAAAATCTACTTGAAGTAATTGCCGGGATTATTCACCGAATTGGCATCTCCGCAGCATCTCATAGACGAATCAATAATCTGACAATCCTGAGTGAACTCGGAGCCCTCCTGAACAGGTCTGCTTCCTTGGATTCTCTGGTTCCGATCGTGCTTGACACCTGTCAGCGGCAAACAGGATCGTGCTGCACTGTTTTCCGGCTTGTCGGTGAAGATGGCGTTCCAACATTGCGCCAACATAGAGTCAGCCATTCAGCAAGAAAGAATTTGGCGATTCTTCTCGGAATTGAGGACCTCTGTTCGGCAAAGGTGCGCCACAGCGGCATCTCTTTGTTGATCAGCGATCTTGTTTCTGATGAGGATCTGCCACTATCCTATGTCTGCGTCCCTCTTAAGTTCGAAAACCGGGTTCACGGAACCATGACTTTTTTTGGCAAAGGGTTCAATTCAGGCGAAGACCAAAACTTTACCGAAGAGGACCGCGATCTTTTCGAGAGCATGGCCCTCCTGGTATCAAATGCCATTGCCGGCGCAACTAATTACCAGCAGGTCTTGAGACTGAGCCAGGATAACAATCATAAGTTAAAAGAGTTGGCCCTGTTGTATCGATTAAGCAATACCATGTTGTCCACCATCCGCCTCAACAAGTTGATGCACCTCATATTGTCCGCTCTTACCTGTGGCCCCAACCCGCTGTTTGAAAGGGCGATGCTCTTTCTTATAAATGAGCGAGCTGGCGTAATGCAGGGAATGCTCGGAGTTAGCACCAAGACAACCGGTTTAAGCAAGCCGTTGCTCGACGACGATTCTGATATTGCCCTGACAAGCCGTTGGGACATAACTGAAAAGGAGATGTTGCTGCAACAGAACTCCGAATTCAGTTCCGAGGTGAGAGGAACTAGACTTGAACTCAATAAGGCTAAAAACATGTCCTCGCGGGCAGTTTTGGAACGAAGACTGGTGCATGTCCCCGACGCTTCTCGAGAAAAGCATGTAGACCAAGATTTTGTAAAGCGCTTCGGTATCAGCTCGTTTGCCGCCACTCCACTTCTTGCAAAAGAAAAGGTTTTAGGTGTGATTGTTGTCGATAATCCGGATTCTTCGCGGCTTAGCACGGTGGAAGAGTTGAGGTTCCTGGAGTTGTGTACCAATCAGGCAGGTATGGCCATTGAAAACTCCCTACTTTACAGTCAGATTGAGGATGCAAACCGAAGGCTGCGCGACGCCCAAGAGCGCCTGATCCATGGTGAGCGTCTGGCTACGATTGGCGAGATGGCTGCGGGGATTGCTCACGAGCTGAAGAGTCCACTAGTGTCGATAGGCGGATTTGCCAGGCGTCTCCAACGAAAGCTTCATAAAGGCTCCGAAGAGTCCGGGTATGTTTCAACAATTGTTGGAGAAGTTGATCGGCTTGAAAAAATGCTGTCCGATATCCTCTCATTTTCCAAAAAGTCGAACCTCTGTTATTCTGTCTGCTCGATGCAGGAAATTGTTGAAGAGGCGCTTTCAGTGGTTTTGCCCCCTTTTGAAGAGAGCCGGATTACAATTATGCGCAATTTCCCCCGTAAAGTACTCTCTTTTCTGGGGGATGGTCAGCAGATCAAGCAGGTTTTCATCAATTTGTTCACCAATGCACTGGAGGCGATGCAGGGGGGAGCTGGCGAAATCAAGATAACGGCTACCAGCGGAAGGCACGCCGGCCATGATGCGGTCATCGTCAAGGTCGCCGATACCGGCGGGGGGATTCCTCTCAGTGCGCTGAATAATATTTTTAACCCGTTTTATACTACCAAAGAGAGTGGCACAGGTCTCGGTATTCCAATCGTCAACCGGATCGTGACAAACCATGGTGGTAAGGTGCAGGTCAACAACTATCCTGGTGTCGGTGTAGAGTTTACTGTCATATTGCCTGTGGAGCCGCCTCCACCAGTTATGCACAGCTGA
- a CDS encoding tape measure protein produces the protein MSELAKLRLVMEIDGNKAVVTDLNQVDSAIERVSRTSQTATERMASGMNNVESATGRMAATTRMNISSISALEQSIQSVTMRIWNLTMAAGMIAAPAALLIRYADNYTLLDSRIRLVTQSESDLVVTRRALLDISQRTRQAEESTVEVYSRIARNSKELGLSQQELLRITETVNKSIGISGANGAASQAAIIQFGQGLASGVLRGDELRSVMEQAPRLAEAIATGMGKSIGELRKMGEEGELTAQQVTRALLSQSSQIDQEYGKMAMTVGQAFTVLNNSIGQYIGSADKAEGSSSALAKGIVSLANNLSPAVAEFYRLNMLVDLAGGTLTAFAYIVVKTAEIVTRFVTIGQFGDGLGSAAEKMKEWNALFAERYKMADKALQDIANREAGLSNKQPSDTRPQPAQPPIDEKAAKEAENAYKRYSEAMAGLNKQIRDNNPYLDEQSRKMSDVDAVIVKLVNEFPQYENSLRAAGEAIKHNIQLNADYKAAIKATSDEFRGWLQTWEQTPAAEPLRIGNYQEISDLVDKLNQAPNVSEFTDQLKSIEQWMLDFPDQAARAEAAIKALKESFYKKEIAAGNEITKAFKDATIDGMSNDPYAQRLAKMNRFYDEEEARIKEQMKLFKTSDKEYIAGKNTLEQLRKNKADEEERINEDSFKSQLAVAAEYTSLSGQMFAALAETQDQSSRSGFESAKAMNLAAAVVSTAAAVMNQMAGGDPYTAWARAAAAAAMGAIQIATIASTEFGGGGSVGGVSAGYTGGGAAGGVGGGSVGSSIGGPTISIQDRQTAESLQQLASSAENASLAIGKVADGLTNIADLFGDGTRGSLLAGGLTGPSIDASGSGVPLANGNGFWKSTGQGAALGAGIGSILGPLGSIAGAVVGSIIGSTMNAMFGWGNSWYTKSSGLNLGIKNGQMLTRTYTESQKDGGWFSSDKHRTDIGNADPLIASSLDSYLNSITATIIRAATTMATTVNLGSVNLAPTNIQTSGRKPEDIQKDLEAWFTKAADVIAQSTNGLKEFTFYGESAFDAIVRLATSLQGVNEGLELVDSALIRSTLSGANAAYQLTELMGGFDKFSDAIDTYFTTMFSDAEQEGRKAAQAARQVNVAFNEMHVTVPTTREEFRALVGSLDLTRQTGQALFASLMNIAESFGTVMDAVDAAYAAQQDLRIRRLRVAGNDASADLLELVIDQQKEYQDYLGKGYDTTELLIVQQLEYEKAVKDVSSTLKESSNEMTIAAEQIKSKLSSAVSAQVQIMTTLKNMLSGDLSTLSPDLKYNQLGSSFRATADRARLGDVSALEGISQIAQEFLTSSRSYNASGPAYASDFALVTQTLAELGGLPTSTEIQIDVAQQQLSKLGAIQASIADGNIDQLTYLKSILGENSGVSTLLEQYLKADQAAKDSVTQAVADAQAAAEAERQRLAAEQARAAAVATEAQIKAREYAQIAMEYSVGKRTGYDAKYDIGPMINGVSSPNGKIDTGDGIVWLSLADGKIGISDEIKKMLGISSYDVGSPFIPYDQMAQVHKGEIIVDPASSAVLRKYGIQVNGSGGDNSELVALLEEVITEVRALVRLSGAGHSQQIDKLTALEKVLAGIERDNRQLVNQ, from the coding sequence ATGAGCGAATTAGCAAAACTCAGGCTGGTGATGGAGATTGACGGCAATAAAGCGGTCGTCACTGATTTGAATCAGGTTGACTCTGCTATTGAACGAGTCTCCCGCACCAGTCAAACCGCTACTGAGCGTATGGCCAGCGGCATGAATAATGTCGAGTCTGCTACAGGCAGAATGGCGGCTACAACGCGGATGAATATTTCGTCGATCTCGGCATTGGAGCAGAGCATTCAGAGCGTAACCATGCGTATCTGGAATTTGACTATGGCGGCAGGAATGATCGCAGCACCTGCAGCGCTTTTGATCAGGTATGCAGATAACTATACTCTTTTGGATAGCCGGATACGGTTGGTTACTCAATCCGAGTCTGACCTGGTTGTAACCAGAAGAGCGTTATTAGATATTTCCCAGCGCACCCGTCAAGCAGAAGAATCTACAGTAGAAGTATATTCTCGCATTGCTCGTAACTCGAAAGAGTTGGGGTTGAGCCAGCAGGAACTATTAAGAATCACGGAAACCGTTAATAAGTCGATCGGGATATCCGGTGCAAATGGGGCAGCTTCACAGGCTGCAATTATTCAGTTTGGGCAAGGATTGGCATCAGGGGTTTTGCGCGGCGATGAACTTAGGTCGGTAATGGAGCAAGCGCCGCGTCTCGCGGAAGCAATTGCGACTGGCATGGGTAAATCTATAGGTGAACTGAGGAAAATGGGTGAAGAAGGCGAATTGACCGCCCAGCAAGTTACCCGCGCTTTATTGTCACAAAGCAGTCAAATTGATCAGGAATACGGGAAAATGGCCATGACTGTTGGCCAGGCTTTTACGGTCCTGAATAATTCCATAGGTCAATACATTGGCTCTGCAGATAAGGCTGAGGGATCGTCAAGCGCATTGGCCAAGGGTATTGTATCTCTTGCTAATAACCTATCCCCGGCTGTTGCAGAATTTTATCGTTTGAACATGTTAGTAGATCTTGCAGGGGGGACATTAACTGCTTTCGCATATATCGTTGTCAAGACCGCCGAGATTGTCACCCGCTTTGTGACAATAGGTCAGTTTGGTGACGGTTTGGGGTCGGCAGCAGAAAAGATGAAGGAATGGAACGCCCTGTTTGCTGAGCGCTATAAGATGGCAGATAAGGCTCTGCAAGATATTGCCAATCGAGAAGCGGGGTTAAGTAATAAACAGCCATCTGACACCCGGCCGCAACCAGCTCAACCGCCAATTGATGAAAAAGCTGCTAAAGAAGCTGAAAATGCATATAAGCGATATTCCGAGGCCATGGCCGGACTGAATAAACAGATCCGTGACAATAACCCATACCTGGATGAACAATCCCGCAAAATGTCTGACGTTGATGCTGTCATTGTGAAACTGGTAAACGAGTTCCCTCAATATGAAAATTCGCTGCGGGCAGCGGGTGAAGCAATTAAGCATAATATTCAACTGAACGCAGATTATAAAGCCGCCATAAAAGCCACATCAGATGAATTCCGCGGCTGGCTGCAGACATGGGAGCAAACGCCTGCAGCAGAGCCGTTGCGGATCGGTAACTATCAGGAGATTTCCGACCTGGTTGATAAGTTGAATCAAGCTCCAAACGTGTCTGAGTTTACTGACCAGTTAAAGTCTATTGAGCAATGGATGCTTGATTTCCCTGACCAGGCTGCCCGCGCTGAAGCGGCAATAAAGGCATTAAAGGAATCATTTTATAAGAAAGAGATAGCCGCTGGTAATGAGATTACTAAAGCATTCAAGGACGCCACAATAGATGGCATGTCTAACGATCCTTATGCCCAGCGTCTAGCTAAGATGAACCGGTTTTATGATGAGGAAGAGGCGCGGATTAAAGAGCAGATGAAGCTTTTTAAAACAAGCGATAAAGAGTATATAGCCGGTAAAAACACTCTTGAGCAGCTTCGTAAGAATAAGGCAGATGAGGAAGAAAGGATAAATGAAGATTCTTTTAAATCTCAGCTAGCTGTAGCCGCTGAATACACCAGCCTTTCTGGGCAGATGTTTGCCGCTCTGGCAGAGACTCAGGACCAATCCAGTAGAAGCGGATTTGAGTCGGCAAAAGCTATGAACCTTGCAGCTGCGGTCGTGAGCACTGCTGCGGCTGTAATGAACCAGATGGCAGGTGGCGACCCTTACACTGCATGGGCACGGGCTGCAGCAGCTGCCGCTATGGGTGCTATTCAGATAGCGACTATCGCGTCAACGGAATTTGGTGGCGGTGGCTCAGTCGGCGGTGTCTCGGCTGGGTATACTGGTGGCGGTGCGGCTGGTGGTGTCGGCGGCGGTTCAGTTGGCTCCAGTATCGGTGGGCCAACCATATCAATCCAGGATAGACAAACTGCCGAGTCGCTGCAGCAACTGGCATCGTCCGCAGAAAATGCCTCGCTGGCCATCGGCAAGGTTGCTGACGGTCTGACTAATATTGCCGACTTGTTCGGTGATGGGACTAGGGGCTCATTGTTGGCCGGCGGTTTGACTGGTCCAAGCATTGATGCTTCTGGTAGTGGTGTCCCTCTCGCTAATGGTAACGGCTTCTGGAAATCTACTGGCCAAGGTGCTGCTCTCGGAGCCGGGATTGGCTCAATTTTAGGCCCATTGGGTTCGATCGCCGGTGCAGTAGTCGGTAGTATTATAGGTAGCACGATGAATGCCATGTTTGGTTGGGGTAACAGTTGGTATACCAAATCCTCTGGCCTTAATCTGGGCATTAAAAACGGCCAGATGCTCACTCGCACCTACACTGAAAGCCAGAAAGATGGCGGCTGGTTCTCTAGCGACAAGCATCGCACTGACATTGGCAATGCGGATCCACTGATTGCATCATCCTTGGATTCTTACCTGAACAGCATTACTGCCACCATCATCCGCGCGGCAACCACCATGGCGACCACGGTCAATCTTGGTTCAGTTAACCTAGCTCCGACTAATATCCAGACTTCGGGCCGCAAACCGGAAGATATACAAAAGGATCTCGAAGCCTGGTTCACTAAAGCAGCCGACGTTATCGCTCAGTCAACCAATGGCCTCAAAGAGTTTACCTTTTATGGTGAATCCGCCTTTGATGCGATTGTCCGCCTGGCCACCTCTCTCCAGGGGGTCAATGAAGGCCTGGAGCTGGTAGACTCCGCCCTGATCCGGTCAACTCTGTCTGGAGCCAATGCTGCCTACCAGCTCACAGAACTTATGGGCGGGTTTGATAAGTTCTCCGACGCTATAGACACCTATTTCACCACTATGTTTAGCGATGCCGAACAGGAAGGGCGCAAGGCAGCCCAGGCAGCCCGCCAGGTGAATGTCGCGTTCAACGAGATGCACGTGACCGTGCCAACCACCCGCGAAGAGTTCAGGGCTCTGGTTGGGAGTTTGGATCTGACCAGACAAACCGGCCAGGCGCTGTTTGCCTCTCTGATGAATATTGCCGAATCGTTCGGCACGGTGATGGACGCAGTTGATGCGGCGTATGCAGCCCAACAGGATCTGCGGATCCGCCGCTTGAGAGTGGCCGGCAATGATGCCTCTGCAGATCTCCTGGAGCTGGTAATCGATCAGCAGAAAGAGTACCAGGATTATCTCGGCAAGGGCTATGACACGACTGAACTCCTGATCGTCCAGCAACTGGAATATGAAAAGGCAGTAAAAGACGTTTCAAGCACCCTTAAAGAGTCGTCAAACGAGATGACCATTGCTGCCGAGCAGATCAAGAGCAAGCTATCCTCGGCTGTTTCGGCTCAGGTGCAGATCATGACTACTCTGAAAAACATGCTGAGTGGTGATCTCTCCACGCTCTCTCCTGATCTCAAGTACAACCAGCTCGGCTCATCGTTCCGGGCCACTGCCGACCGCGCTAGGCTCGGCGATGTCTCTGCTTTGGAAGGGATCAGCCAGATCGCCCAGGAGTTCCTGACGTCGTCGCGTAGTTACAATGCCAGCGGCCCGGCATATGCTAGCGATTTCGCCCTGGTCACTCAGACTCTCGCCGAGCTTGGCGGTTTGCCAACCTCCACCGAGATCCAGATCGACGTGGCCCAGCAGCAGCTCTCCAAGCTTGGCGCGATCCAGGCGTCTATTGCTGACGGCAATATCGATCAGCTTACTTACCTCAAGTCAATACTTGGTGAAAACAGCGGCGTTTCGACCCTTCTTGAGCAGTACCTCAAGGCGGATCAGGCTGCTAAGGATTCTGTAACCCAGGCGGTAGCCGATGCCCAGGCCGCAGCAGAGGCTGAGCGGCAACGTCTTGCTGCAGAGCAGGCGAGGGCTGCTGCCGTTGCCACTGAAGCCCAGATTAAGGCCAGAGAGTACGCCCAGATCGCCATGGAATACTCGGTTGGTAAGCGCACCGGCTACGATGCTAAATATGATATTGGGCCGATGATTAACGGAGTCTCGTCTCCAAACGGCAAGATTGACACCGGCGACGGTATTGTCTGGTTGAGTTTGGCCGACGGTAAAATTGGCATAAGCGACGAAATTAAGAAAATGCTGGGGATCAGCAGCTATGACGTTGGCTCACCGTTCATCCCTTACGACCAGATGGCCCAGGTTCATAAAGGCGAGATAATTGTTGACCCGGCATCCTCGGCAGTACTTCGCAAGTACGGGATCCAGGTCAACGGCAGTGGTGGCGACAATTCTGAGCTGGTAGCGCTGCTTGAGGAAGTTATCACCGAAGTCCGCGCCCTGGTTCGCCTCTCCGGCGCCGGGCATTCCCAGCAGATCGACAAACTCACGGCATTGGAAAAAGTGCTGGCTGGCATTGAACGTGACAACCGGCAATTGGTTAATCAATGA
- the dksA gene encoding RNA polymerase-binding protein DksA, which translates to MDVGKIEFFRSLLQEEMRVLLEDAGKTVSEMTAETTNFPDPNDRATQESDRSFELRIRDRERKLINKIKEALERIEEGTFGICEMCEEEIGEARLKARPVTTLCIDCKMEQERKEKLP; encoded by the coding sequence ATGGACGTCGGGAAAATAGAATTTTTTCGGAGCTTGCTCCAAGAGGAGATGCGGGTATTGCTGGAGGATGCCGGCAAGACTGTTTCGGAGATGACCGCCGAGACCACCAACTTTCCTGATCCAAACGATCGTGCTACGCAGGAGTCGGACAGAAGCTTCGAGCTGCGGATCAGGGACCGGGAGCGCAAGCTGATCAATAAAATCAAGGAAGCCCTTGAGCGCATCGAAGAGGGAACTTTTGGTATCTGCGAGATGTGCGAAGAGGAGATCGGCGAGGCCAGGCTCAAGGCCCGTCCAGTGACCACTCTTTGTATCGACTGCAAGATGGAGCAAGAGCGGAAGGAAAAGCTTCCTTAA